From a region of the Cygnus atratus isolate AKBS03 ecotype Queensland, Australia chromosome 3, CAtr_DNAZoo_HiC_assembly, whole genome shotgun sequence genome:
- the RNASET2 gene encoding ribonuclease T2 isoform X1 yields MKPAKLHYWILGCFSMALCCWCTSDKFLESDSHPHTWKKLYLAHHWPVTVCKQNANDCQDPPEYWTIHGLWPDKSEECNRTWHFNVTEIKDLMPDMRRYWPDVIHSSLNRTHFWKHEWEKHGTCAATLEVLNSQKKYFGKTLELYQRVDLNGYLQKAGIKPSSTYYQMTAIKEVLTKFYGVTPKIQCLPPEEGEKAQTIGQIEFCFTKELQLRNCTEPKGESNRLQTDLQLGTRELSVCSDTLPVYYPSQVQHRK; encoded by the exons ATGAAGCCTGCTAAGCTGCACTATTGGattttgggttgtttttctaTGGCGTTATGTTGTTGGTGTACTTCAGATAAATTCCTTGAGAG tgaCAGCCACCCTCATACCTGGAAGAAGCTTTATCTTGCTCATCATTGGCCAGTGACTGTATGTAAG cagaATGCTAATGATTGTCAAGACCCGCCGGAATACTGGACAATTCATGGACTGTG gCCTGACAAAAGTGAAGAATGTAATAGGACATGGCATTTCAATGTCACAGAGAttaag GATCTTATGCCAGACATGAGACGCTATTGGCCAGATGTAATTCATTCATCTTTGAATCGTACCCATTTCTG GAAACATGAATGGGAGAAACATGGGACTTGTGCAGCCACACTTGAGGTCCTCAATTCTCAGAAGAAATACTTTGGTAAAACACTGGAGCTCTACCAGCGTGTTGACCTTAATGG TTATCTCCAGAAAGCTGGGATAAAGCCAAGCAGTACATATTACCAG atgacTGCCATAAAAGAAGTTCTTACAAAATTTTATGGTGTAACACCAAAGATCCAATGTCTTCCTCCAGaagag GgtgaaaaagcacaaacaatTGGTCAGATTGAATTCTGCTTCACCAAGGAATTGCAGCTGAGAAACTGCACAGAGCCGAAGGGTGAATCCAACAGACTGCAGACCGACTTGCAGCTTGGAACTCGGGAGTTGTCTGTCTGCAGTGACACTCTTCCAGTCTATTATCCTTCACAGGTCCAACATCGCAAATGA
- the RNASET2 gene encoding ribonuclease T2 isoform X2, whose protein sequence is MKPAKLHYWILGCFSMALCCWCTSDKFLESDSHPHTWKKLYLAHHWPVTVCKNANDCQDPPEYWTIHGLWPDKSEECNRTWHFNVTEIKDLMPDMRRYWPDVIHSSLNRTHFWKHEWEKHGTCAATLEVLNSQKKYFGKTLELYQRVDLNGYLQKAGIKPSSTYYQMTAIKEVLTKFYGVTPKIQCLPPEEGEKAQTIGQIEFCFTKELQLRNCTEPKGESNRLQTDLQLGTRELSVCSDTLPVYYPSQVQHRK, encoded by the exons ATGAAGCCTGCTAAGCTGCACTATTGGattttgggttgtttttctaTGGCGTTATGTTGTTGGTGTACTTCAGATAAATTCCTTGAGAG tgaCAGCCACCCTCATACCTGGAAGAAGCTTTATCTTGCTCATCATTGGCCAGTGACTGTATGTAAG aATGCTAATGATTGTCAAGACCCGCCGGAATACTGGACAATTCATGGACTGTG gCCTGACAAAAGTGAAGAATGTAATAGGACATGGCATTTCAATGTCACAGAGAttaag GATCTTATGCCAGACATGAGACGCTATTGGCCAGATGTAATTCATTCATCTTTGAATCGTACCCATTTCTG GAAACATGAATGGGAGAAACATGGGACTTGTGCAGCCACACTTGAGGTCCTCAATTCTCAGAAGAAATACTTTGGTAAAACACTGGAGCTCTACCAGCGTGTTGACCTTAATGG TTATCTCCAGAAAGCTGGGATAAAGCCAAGCAGTACATATTACCAG atgacTGCCATAAAAGAAGTTCTTACAAAATTTTATGGTGTAACACCAAAGATCCAATGTCTTCCTCCAGaagag GgtgaaaaagcacaaacaatTGGTCAGATTGAATTCTGCTTCACCAAGGAATTGCAGCTGAGAAACTGCACAGAGCCGAAGGGTGAATCCAACAGACTGCAGACCGACTTGCAGCTTGGAACTCGGGAGTTGTCTGTCTGCAGTGACACTCTTCCAGTCTATTATCCTTCACAGGTCCAACATCGCAAATGA